In Salirhabdus salicampi, the sequence TTGCTAAAGGAACAATGCTCGCAGTTACCATCTCAGCATTATTAGGGATTTTTGTGGCTCGAACTATTTCCAAACCAATTACAGAGATGCGCAAGCAAGCAAAAATTATGGCAGAAGGTGACTTCTCCAACAAAGTGAATATATATGGTGCGGATGAAATTGGACAACTGGCTATTTCCTTTAACGAACTTAATGATAAGTTAAAACAGGCTCAAGCCAACACCGAGGGAGAACGGCGTAAGCTCATATCCGTACTGGGAAATATGAATGACGGGGTCATCGCAACAGATCATGTTGGTAACATCATACTCATGAATGACCCGGCTATAAAGCTGTTAGGAAAGCCATTTGAAGAAATAAAAGGACAACCCTTAATCGAAGTCCTAGATTTAAATCATCAGTTGAAGAACATTACAGATATATGGGAAAAAGATTCTATAATTATTGATTTCAGTACCCCTAAGCAGCCGTTGCTTTTAAAAGCCCGCTTTTCTGTTATTCAAGATGAAAATGACGAAATGAATGGATTTATAACAGTATTAAGTGACGTAACCGAACAAGAAAAAATAGAGCAAGAGCGAAAAGAGTTTGTTGCGAACGTATCCCATGAACTGCGAACACCTTTAACAACCATGCGGAGCTATATTGATGCCTTAACCGAAGGGGAAACATGGAAAGATCCTGTAATTGCCCCAAAGTTTTTACATGTGACGCAAACGGAAACGGAACGTATGATTCGCCTTGTGAACGACTTATTACAATTATCAAAAATGGATAATAAAGATTATAAAATTCGTAGGAAGAAAATCAATTTTACCCCTTTTTTCCATCATATTATTGACCGGTTTGAGATGAACAAGCGTGAGGATATTCAATTTGTTCGCTACGTTGCAGAAGATGATGTATGGGTATTAGCAGATAAAGATAAACTGACACAAGTAGTGGATAACATTATTTCTAATGCCATTAAATATTCACCAGAAGGCGGGAATGTAACATTTCGGATGGAAATAAACAATAACCTGCTCCAAGTTCATATTTCAGACGAAGGAGTCGGAATACCGAAGGAACAGGTAGATAAAGTCTTTGAGAGATTCTATCGGGTAGATAAAGCTCGTTCACGTAATTTAGGAGGAACAGGTTTAGGGTTGGCCATTGCAAAAGAGTTAATTGAAGCTCATGGCGGAAAAATATGGGCTAGAAGTAAGGAAGGAAAGGGAACGACCATTTCATTCTCTCTCCCTCTTACAGAAATTCCGGGTGATGAGTTATGAATATTGAACGGATAAAATCAATCTTACTAGTCATTCTTGTAAGTCTCAGTATTGTATTGACTGTAGGTCTTTGGAGTTATCAGCCAATTTATGATGAGTTGGAAGAAACGCCTGTTATTTTACATGATACGTTTATAAATGGGACTGAACAGGAGATTCGAGATGTAGTGAAACCATCTCATATCGTTATGAATTATATGGGCCAACACTTTTTATTGATGGACAATCATGACAGAGACCAATTATTAAACCATTTACAAGAGTGGCCGATACATGAATTTGACCACTTTTCACAAAGAGGTCAACACAGTTCGGAGCATACAACGATTGAACTACTTTTTCCAGAACCAATTCCATATTCTATGATAGGCTCTCTTTTACTTGTAGATAATGAAAGCTTTGCTAATCGTGAATTTGATAAAATGATTATTGAGTTGGCAGATGGTACATTAGGGATTAACATTTCATTTGTATCGTCTGTAAATCATGACACAATTACAGCTCAGGTTCGAAATGAAGAGTCTTATGAGTATATCTCAGGTTTATTTCAACGAATCGGAAATGAAAAATATATAGAAGTAAATAAATACGAAATAAATCCAAATACGGAGATTTATTTGCCTCGTCAGGAAGTAAGATTACCGAGACGAACATTTACAACAAACAATATTTCCGTATCACCGCTTGTAAATGCGCTGTTTACCGAACCGTCTATTGTAAGAAGAAATGAAGCGAATCTAGGGAAGGAATATTACACGGATGGCAGCCGTTCAATACGTATATTTGAAGGGATTCAAAATCAACGATTTATGGAGTTTGTTAATCCAGTAACTGACGAGCGGAACAGTTTGGATCATGATGAGTTAATCTATAATACTGTGCAATTTATTAATGATCACCATGGATGGACTGGAGATTATTATTTGTTTCAAATCAGTACGGATAACACAGTAACATATCGAATGCATTTTAATAATTTTCCTATTTTTGGGCATGACGAACTAAGCGCCATTAATATAAAATGGATTAACCAAGAAGTGAATCGTTATGATCGCCCGTTATTCCGTTTAACAACATCATTTGAAAGTTATGATCAAGTCATCAATCTAGTCTCCGGGGAACGTGTATTAAACTTTATAGAGACATATTATAATCCAAACCTAATCAGTGATATAAAAATTGGATACACCATCAAAGAGGAAAGTGAAGGGTTCTCGAGGGATATTATTTCTTTAGAACCGGAGTGGTATATTGAGTATAATGGAACGTGGATACCTTTATACAACTCTGACTCAATCGAAAAGCAAGGAGGCAGTAAAGATGCAATGGGGGCAGATTAAAACCATTTTTATCATATGCTTCCTTGCCTTGGATATCTTTCTATTTACCCAATATGTTAATAAACAAAACCAAGGAGACTGGGAAGTTATTTCGGAATCTACCTTTGAAGAGCAAATTGAAGCGGAAGAAATTATCATCGATGATCTACCAGATGTAACTGAAAAAGCCCACTATATTTCTGCACGGCCTCATAAATATACAGAAGAGGAAGTCAGTCATTTAAATCAACGCGGTACCTATAACATTTATAATGATGAACTACTCATCTATGAATTTCAGCAACCTATTGCAATTGATGATATAACGAATCGTGAAACGATTATTCGAAAGGTAAACGACAATGTATTATACAGTAACGAGTACATGTTTTGGGGATTAAATACCGACTTAAATATCCTCCTGTTTTTCCAACGATACGAAGATCAACCTGTATACTTTAATGCAGGGGGAATGCTCCTCGTTTTCTTAAATGAGGATAACGAAATGGTTCGATATGTACAAAAAATGTTAGATGACATCCAAATTCAAGGCAACGAAAAAGAAATCATAAAACCGATACAAGCGGTTGAAGTTTTATATGCTAATAACGCAGTTTATTCAGGGGATGAAATTACAGATGTAGTACTCGGTTACCATACGTTAGTTCCATTAACAGAAGGTGTACAAGCGTTTGTACCGACTTGGAGAGTAACAATTAACAGGGATCGGAATTATTTTGTTAATGCTATGGAGAGACAAATGATTTCCAGAGATGAAAATGAATTTATAGAGGAAATACAACAACTTATTAATGAAGTTGAATCAAACTGGCGGAGTGAAGAACAGTGACATTACATTTTAGTGTTTTAGCATCAGGGAGTTCGGGGAATGCTTTTTATATTGGCTCTGATAAACAAAAACTATTAGTAGATGCGGGACTTAGTGGAAAGCAAATGGAGAATTTGTTTAACCAAATTGATATTAATCCTAATGATTTGGATGGGATTTTGGTTACACATGAGCACAGCGACCACATTAAAGGTTTGGGGATATTAGCCCGGAGATATCAGTTGCCGATTTATGCAAACGAGAAAACATGGAAAGCTATGGAAGGGAAAATAGGGGACGTAAAACTTGGTCAAAGGTTTATGTTTCATATGGAAACAACTCAAACATTTGGTGATATAGATGTCGAATCATTTGGTGTTTCCCATGACGCTGCAGAACCTATGTTTTATGTTTTTCACCATAATGGAAAAAAAGTAGCACTCGTAACAGATTTAGGTTATGTATCTGAACGAATTAAGAAAACCGTGGAAAATGCTGATGCCTATATATTTGAGGCCAATCATGACATTTCAATGCTTCGTATGGGGCGTTACCCTTGGAATGTAAAACGAAGAATATTAGGTGATCTTGGTCATGTTTCGAATGAAGATTGTGCCCTCGCATTAACAGATATTATTGGAAATAAAACGAAACGCATTTATTTAGCTCATTTAAGCCAAGATAACAATATGAAAGATTTAGCACGTATGTCCGTGAGTCAAATCCTAGAAGAACGTGGGTTCATGGGGAATACGAGCTTGGAATTATATGATACAGATCCTAAACAGGCGACACCTCTTTATGAAGTTAGCTAATTTTATAAATCTATTTTCCTTTTTCGTACGTATTTATTAAAAGTAAAAGAGTATGAAGAAAGGTTAGGTGATAAAATTGGGTTATTATGATGACCATGGACCAAAAAGACAAGAGCGAAGCGGAAAGAGCTGGATTATACCGTCTATACTTGGACTTATTTTAGGTATTTTTCTCGTCATACTGTCATTACCTACATTAATACAAGCCAATTTACTTCCATATCAATTCACGATAGATGATGAAAACAATACAATTACTCAAGGTAATGGAGATGGCACTACACAATCTGTGAATGTTAACATATCAACTCAGGTTACAGACATTGTGGAAAATGTTTCAAACACCGTAGTTGGTGTAGTGAATATTGGCGGATCAGACTTTTGGATCAATCAACGAAACGAAGCAGGAACTGGTTCGGGAGTCATTTACAAATTAAAGGGTCAGTATGCTTATGTAGTAACCAATCATCACGTTGTACAAGGTGCTTCAGAAGTTGAAGTCGTACTAGCAGATGGGTCAAGAATAGAAGCTAAATTGTTAGGAAGTGATATGTTTTCCGATTTAGCCGTATTGCGTGTATCAGCAGAAGAAGTGGACCAGGCAATAGACCTTGGAAGTTCGGAAAATGTGAAGGTTGGAGAACCTGTTATTGCGATTGGAAACCCCTTGGGACTAGAATTTGCAGGATCGGTTACCCAGGGAATCATAAGTGGTAAAGAACGAGTTGTACCACAGGATTTAAACGGTGATGGAGTAGAGGACTGGCATGCAGAAGTAATCCAAACCGATGCGGCAATTAATCCAGGGAATTCTGGTGGGGCCTTAATTAATATGCAGGGTCAGCTAATTGGGATTAATTCGATGAAAATTGCCCAACATGCGGTAGAGGGGATTGGATTTTCTATCCCGATTGATGTAGCAAAACCAATTATTGATGATCTTGAAGAGGATGGAAAAATAGCTCGTCCATATATGGGAATTGAACCACGATCACTTTCAGAAATCCACAGCTACCATTGGCAAAACACACTGAAGTTGCCACGGAGTGTAGAAGGTGGCGTAGTTATTGAAATGATTGAACCAGTTGCACCAGCATCCCAAGGTGGACTAAAACGGTATGATGTAATCGTAGCCCTGGATGGTGAACCAGTCATGGATGTTATTGATTTAAGAAAACATTTATATACGAAGAAAAATCCTGGAGATGAAATGACGGTCACGTATTACAGGGAAGGAAAACAGGGAGAAGTATCGATTACACTGTCAGCACAAGAATTTTAAGAAAAAAGCGGGGATGATTCCCTGCTTTTTTTCATCTCAGAGGAGGACTAACATGAAACAATACGTTTGTGGAAAACATGTTGATTTAGCAATGGAAAAGTTAATAGATGAAACAGCTTTTCCACCAAAGTTAGAACAATTAACAGGAAATGAAGAGTTATCAACAGCCTGTGAATATTGTGAGAATAATGCTCTATATGTAGTAGCGAACATAGATTCTGATACAAAATAAAAGGGAAACATATGTGCATATGTGGATAAGAATGTGGATAACACGTGTTAAAACGTTGAAAAGTTGTGTACAAGGTGGTTATCCACAACTTAATCACAACATTTGTTTATAACTTTAATTGAGACGAATAAAGGAGTAGGGGAAATGCTAAAAATTTCAGTTATAACAGTAGGAAAGTTAAAGGAGAAGTATTTAAAGCAAGGAATAGCCGAGTACACGAAAAGACTATCAGCGTACACAAAATTGGAACTAGTGGAGGTTCCAGATGAAAAAGCCCCTGAAATATTAAGTGAGGCAGAAGAAGAGAATGTGAAAGAGAAGGAAGGAGAACGGATTTTAAACAAGTTATCCACAGATACATATGTGATTACGCTTGAAATAAAAGGAAAACAATTAACATCAGAACAATTAGCTAAAAAGGTAGATGATCTCTCAACATATGGCAAGAGTAAAATCGCGTTTATCATTGGCGGTTCATTAGGATTAAGTGACGATGTTTTGAAACGAAGTGATTATGCACTTTCATTTTCAAATATGACATTTCCACACCAATTAATGAAACTTATATTGTTAGAGCAAATTTATCGCGCATTTCGCATAAATCGAGGTGAACCGTACCATAAATAGAGGTAAAACTGTAATTAAATAAACTTATAAGAGTAATTAAAAGTAAGAGTATCTCTAAATGCCCCTTTAAACAATTTATAAGTTTGAAGGGTCTTTTAAATTTGTTAAGGAACAGGCTCTTAATATGTAAGTGATAAGGTGAAAAACTACATTTCAATATTCTACAGAAAGCTCCTTCTCAACATTCCTGTAATCAACGGTGATAAAATCCCTAATAACAACGGTTTTAAATTCCCAAAAATAACAGATAATCATTTATATACTAGAAAGAGATTTGGAGTGTAGAAATGATGATCAAGATTGGGGAATTTTTTATGATTAGAGAATTACATCAAAAAGGATGGTCAATTACCGCTATCTCTAAAGAAACAGGTTTTGATGAAAGAGTCACATTTAAAATGGACAATATAGCCGGCTAATAATATACAAAATCGTCGCCTTAAATTTCGACAAGTTTCATAATTAAATTGATTCCTAAAGGGGGAGGAGATTTAGTTTATGATAGCTCATCTTTACGTTTAACTACATACCAGCCCTTAGTAAT encodes:
- a CDS encoding MBL fold metallo-hydrolase; the encoded protein is MTLHFSVLASGSSGNAFYIGSDKQKLLVDAGLSGKQMENLFNQIDINPNDLDGILVTHEHSDHIKGLGILARRYQLPIYANEKTWKAMEGKIGDVKLGQRFMFHMETTQTFGDIDVESFGVSHDAAEPMFYVFHHNGKKVALVTDLGYVSERIKKTVENADAYIFEANHDISMLRMGRYPWNVKRRILGDLGHVSNEDCALALTDIIGNKTKRIYLAHLSQDNNMKDLARMSVSQILEERGFMGNTSLELYDTDPKQATPLYEVS
- the walK gene encoding cell wall metabolism sensor histidine kinase WalK, whose translation is MKRIINFFQSIRFKIIIIYILLLLIAIQVIGGYFARQLETKLLENYSQSINDRIQLLTYSLEQAFSSERREGSPTLQESISSILSDFDSDVVTELQVIDMNSRIVGTTNRFNKSDIGKKTTRANRTLIFGTHSERKQLDPNTGNRNLVMTVPIFINDDKVGGAIYLQANLENVYNQLQEINNIFAKGTMLAVTISALLGIFVARTISKPITEMRKQAKIMAEGDFSNKVNIYGADEIGQLAISFNELNDKLKQAQANTEGERRKLISVLGNMNDGVIATDHVGNIILMNDPAIKLLGKPFEEIKGQPLIEVLDLNHQLKNITDIWEKDSIIIDFSTPKQPLLLKARFSVIQDENDEMNGFITVLSDVTEQEKIEQERKEFVANVSHELRTPLTTMRSYIDALTEGETWKDPVIAPKFLHVTQTETERMIRLVNDLLQLSKMDNKDYKIRRKKINFTPFFHHIIDRFEMNKREDIQFVRYVAEDDVWVLADKDKLTQVVDNIISNAIKYSPEGGNVTFRMEINNNLLQVHISDEGVGIPKEQVDKVFERFYRVDKARSRNLGGTGLGLAIAKELIEAHGGKIWARSKEGKGTTISFSLPLTEIPGDEL
- a CDS encoding CxxH/CxxC protein, whose translation is MKQYVCGKHVDLAMEKLIDETAFPPKLEQLTGNEELSTACEYCENNALYVVANIDSDTK
- the rlmH gene encoding 23S rRNA (pseudouridine(1915)-N(3))-methyltransferase RlmH, which produces MLKISVITVGKLKEKYLKQGIAEYTKRLSAYTKLELVEVPDEKAPEILSEAEEENVKEKEGERILNKLSTDTYVITLEIKGKQLTSEQLAKKVDDLSTYGKSKIAFIIGGSLGLSDDVLKRSDYALSFSNMTFPHQLMKLILLEQIYRAFRINRGEPYHK
- a CDS encoding S1C family serine protease, giving the protein MGYYDDHGPKRQERSGKSWIIPSILGLILGIFLVILSLPTLIQANLLPYQFTIDDENNTITQGNGDGTTQSVNVNISTQVTDIVENVSNTVVGVVNIGGSDFWINQRNEAGTGSGVIYKLKGQYAYVVTNHHVVQGASEVEVVLADGSRIEAKLLGSDMFSDLAVLRVSAEEVDQAIDLGSSENVKVGEPVIAIGNPLGLEFAGSVTQGIISGKERVVPQDLNGDGVEDWHAEVIQTDAAINPGNSGGALINMQGQLIGINSMKIAQHAVEGIGFSIPIDVAKPIIDDLEEDGKIARPYMGIEPRSLSEIHSYHWQNTLKLPRSVEGGVVIEMIEPVAPASQGGLKRYDVIVALDGEPVMDVIDLRKHLYTKKNPGDEMTVTYYREGKQGEVSITLSAQEF
- a CDS encoding two-component system regulatory protein YycI is translated as MQWGQIKTIFIICFLALDIFLFTQYVNKQNQGDWEVISESTFEEQIEAEEIIIDDLPDVTEKAHYISARPHKYTEEEVSHLNQRGTYNIYNDELLIYEFQQPIAIDDITNRETIIRKVNDNVLYSNEYMFWGLNTDLNILLFFQRYEDQPVYFNAGGMLLVFLNEDNEMVRYVQKMLDDIQIQGNEKEIIKPIQAVEVLYANNAVYSGDEITDVVLGYHTLVPLTEGVQAFVPTWRVTINRDRNYFVNAMERQMISRDENEFIEEIQQLINEVESNWRSEEQ
- a CDS encoding YycH family regulatory protein is translated as MNIERIKSILLVILVSLSIVLTVGLWSYQPIYDELEETPVILHDTFINGTEQEIRDVVKPSHIVMNYMGQHFLLMDNHDRDQLLNHLQEWPIHEFDHFSQRGQHSSEHTTIELLFPEPIPYSMIGSLLLVDNESFANREFDKMIIELADGTLGINISFVSSVNHDTITAQVRNEESYEYISGLFQRIGNEKYIEVNKYEINPNTEIYLPRQEVRLPRRTFTTNNISVSPLVNALFTEPSIVRRNEANLGKEYYTDGSRSIRIFEGIQNQRFMEFVNPVTDERNSLDHDELIYNTVQFINDHHGWTGDYYLFQISTDNTVTYRMHFNNFPIFGHDELSAINIKWINQEVNRYDRPLFRLTTSFESYDQVINLVSGERVLNFIETYYNPNLISDIKIGYTIKEESEGFSRDIISLEPEWYIEYNGTWIPLYNSDSIEKQGGSKDAMGAD